A genomic segment from Leptolyngbya boryana PCC 6306 encodes:
- the apcB gene encoding allophycocyanin subunit beta produces the protein MRDAVTSLIRNYDITGRYLDRNAIDSLKSYFATGMARIQAAALITSNAAGIVRQAGLQLFDENPELIRPGGNAYTTRRYAACLRDMDYYLRYASYALVAADTDVLDERVLEGLRETYNSLGVPSGPTVRGIQIMKDIVKAEAAAAGIADTSFLDQPFDYMSRELGENDL, from the coding sequence ATGCGGGACGCAGTGACCAGCCTGATTAGAAATTACGATATTACAGGGCGTTACTTAGATCGCAATGCGATCGACAGCCTAAAATCCTACTTTGCTACCGGAATGGCGCGCATTCAGGCAGCTGCGCTCATTACCTCCAATGCAGCCGGGATTGTTCGTCAAGCCGGGCTGCAGTTGTTTGACGAAAATCCTGAGTTGATTCGCCCCGGTGGCAATGCTTATACGACTCGTCGGTATGCAGCCTGCCTGCGCGATATGGATTACTACTTGCGCTATGCTTCCTATGCCTTGGTTGCGGCTGACACGGATGTGCTGGATGAGCGCGTTCTAGAAGGTTTGCGCGAAACCTATAACTCGTTAGGTGTGCCTTCAGGACCGACCGTCCGGGGAATTCAAATCATGAAGGATATCGTCAAAGCAGAAGCAGCAGCGGCAGGAATTGCTGATACGAGCTTCCTGGATCAACCCTTTGATTACATGTCGCGTGAACTCGGTGAAAACGATCTGTAA
- a CDS encoding TMEM14 family protein, with translation MTLIIALYGLFIAIGGIIGYLKARSQISLIAGLGNAIVLWIAAYVTLNNLYGGLILAVCIAVELLVFFSLRWSKTRKFMPAGLMAILSLIATVGFLWVLLAR, from the coding sequence GTGACCTTGATTATTGCACTCTACGGATTGTTCATCGCCATCGGTGGGATCATCGGCTACCTCAAAGCGAGAAGCCAGATTTCTTTGATTGCAGGTTTGGGAAACGCGATCGTACTGTGGATTGCAGCTTATGTGACGCTGAACAATCTTTATGGCGGATTAATTCTTGCAGTTTGTATTGCAGTAGAATTGCTCGTCTTTTTCAGCCTACGCTGGTCAAAAACTCGCAAATTCATGCCTGCGGGATTGATGGCAATTCTCAGTTTGATTGCCACGGTCGGATTTCTTTGGGTATTGTTAGCTCGTTAA
- a CDS encoding class I SAM-dependent methyltransferase: MPDTLTKLAYQTFQQGKSYFGLMHKAVSTQVLNLVAPPSIEQKRKAKPLSLELIQTIQKRMAEVLEADWQDVEKGVYPASLVFDNPWEDFFRYYPVMWFDMPEMWQRVNAKRYQEFDAGVETEGLPSYYVQNFHHQTNGYLTDTSANLYDLQVEILFNGTADPMRRRILAPLKEGLKAFSDVLPSQIKVLDVACGTGRTLRNIRGMLPKASLYGVDLSAAYLRKANQLLSQFEGTLPQLVQGNAEELPYLDNYFHAVTSVFLFHELPPQARQNVINEAFRVVKPGGTFIICDSIQMSDSPELAPAMEGFPETFHEPYYRHYMTDDLVARLKEAGFGEVSEQVHFMSKYLIARKPGVVAPEVTKVATGIAIE, from the coding sequence ATGCCCGATACATTAACAAAGTTGGCGTATCAGACGTTTCAGCAAGGCAAAAGTTACTTTGGGTTGATGCATAAAGCTGTTAGTACCCAAGTCTTGAATCTTGTCGCACCGCCCTCGATTGAACAAAAAAGAAAGGCAAAGCCGCTCTCTCTAGAATTGATTCAAACCATTCAAAAACGAATGGCTGAAGTTCTCGAAGCGGATTGGCAGGATGTCGAAAAAGGCGTTTATCCAGCGAGTCTTGTCTTTGATAATCCTTGGGAAGATTTTTTCCGCTACTATCCGGTGATGTGGTTTGATATGCCGGAAATGTGGCAGCGCGTGAATGCGAAGCGATATCAAGAGTTTGATGCAGGAGTTGAGACAGAAGGCTTACCAAGCTACTATGTGCAAAATTTCCATCATCAGACGAATGGGTATTTAACCGATACTTCTGCCAATCTCTACGATTTGCAGGTTGAAATTCTGTTTAATGGCACGGCTGATCCGATGCGTCGCCGGATTTTAGCTCCATTGAAGGAAGGATTGAAGGCATTCAGTGATGTTCTACCTTCGCAGATTAAAGTGCTAGACGTTGCTTGTGGCACAGGGCGGACTTTGAGAAACATTCGAGGAATGCTGCCGAAGGCTTCTTTGTATGGAGTGGATTTGTCGGCTGCCTATTTGAGAAAAGCAAATCAGTTGCTGTCTCAGTTCGAGGGAACTTTGCCCCAGTTAGTGCAAGGAAATGCGGAAGAATTACCTTACTTAGATAACTATTTCCATGCGGTGACGAGTGTGTTTTTATTCCACGAATTGCCGCCCCAAGCGCGTCAGAATGTGATCAATGAAGCATTTCGAGTGGTGAAACCTGGTGGAACATTTATCATCTGTGATTCGATTCAGATGAGCGATTCGCCGGAACTCGCTCCTGCAATGGAAGGGTTTCCTGAGACGTTCCATGAGCCTTATTACCGCCATTACATGACCGATGATTTGGTGGCGCGATTGAAAGAGGCAGGGTTTGGCGAAGTTTCAGAACAGGTGCATTTTATGAGTAAGTACCTGATTGCGAGGAAACCTGGAGTCGTTGCGCCCGAAGTGACGAAGGTTGCGACAGGTATTGCGATCGAATAA
- a CDS encoding Tab2/Atab2 family RNA-binding protein has translation MSTIWELDYYSRPILDEQNKKVWEVLICESPTTVDAQPEKLFRYSQYCSSSTVNSGWLKDAIAAAMAEAPNPPDKIRFFRQAMNNMITTACDGLDLPSQLSRRTFALASWLQDRSQNVYPKEDGYQPSINPSVTFPITPAQVLPDALQGQKWTFATLPFEAFAEMGEWSIEFGEAFPMSLAQLEPDAPVSGIIIYSARATAMAAWMSGLEIAAVKFDAETQNRLLLETGVNDRWILTTLDKRAVPEAQQFEAAKARSHQVHFLAIQESPDVEAFAGFWLLQEIAL, from the coding sequence ATGTCAACTATTTGGGAACTCGATTACTATTCACGTCCAATTTTGGATGAGCAAAATAAAAAAGTTTGGGAAGTGCTGATCTGTGAAAGCCCGACCACAGTTGATGCTCAGCCAGAAAAGCTGTTTCGCTATTCGCAGTATTGCTCGAGCAGCACTGTAAATTCAGGCTGGTTAAAAGACGCGATCGCAGCAGCCATGGCTGAAGCTCCCAATCCACCGGATAAAATTCGGTTTTTCCGGCAGGCGATGAACAACATGATTACGACGGCTTGTGATGGCTTAGATCTGCCTTCTCAATTGAGTCGGCGCACGTTTGCCTTGGCAAGCTGGCTGCAAGATCGATCTCAAAATGTTTATCCGAAAGAAGACGGATATCAGCCTTCGATCAATCCTTCGGTGACGTTTCCGATTACCCCTGCCCAAGTGTTGCCCGATGCGCTGCAAGGGCAGAAATGGACGTTCGCAACTCTACCCTTTGAAGCCTTTGCGGAAATGGGGGAATGGTCGATCGAATTCGGAGAAGCCTTTCCCATGAGTTTGGCGCAGCTTGAACCGGATGCTCCTGTCTCGGGCATCATTATCTACTCAGCCCGAGCCACCGCGATGGCAGCTTGGATGTCGGGATTAGAGATTGCGGCTGTGAAATTTGATGCCGAGACCCAGAATCGACTGCTGTTAGAAACCGGGGTCAACGATCGCTGGATTTTAACCACTTTAGATAAGCGCGCTGTTCCCGAGGCGCAGCAGTTTGAAGCGGCAAAGGCACGATCGCATCAAGTCCATTTTTTAGCGATTCAAGAAAGCCCGGATGTCGAAGCGTTTGCCGGATTTTGGCTATTGCAAGAAATCGCATTGTGA
- a CDS encoding LCP family protein, which translates to MKSANQRSVNKKVQPTKPVQKPMPKVASAPTKRKKKPAKRSQGMRLLFMFLSLSGIAMISATAGALVAVSLASTPLMQRQLSPAEASIFGKGDRFSTRMSLQLPALTRPVNILVLGTKVLTSDVNNAPENLKKLPYHALVNSFEGLTDTMLLLRFDPETKKVVVLSIPRDTRTYIADHGMTKINEANAYGGPALSAKSVSELLGGVGIDRYITINVQGVQALVDALGGVTMHVPRDMKYQDDSQRLYINLKAGRQQLNGEKVLQLLRFRYDENGDIGRIQRQQMVMRALMEQSLNPSTVSRFPSLLNVVQSHIDTNLTVEELVALTGFASQVNRSNTKMLMVPGEFSSPGEYKASYWLPHPDRIKEIMAQHFNFGTSTLESTVPAAVKVAIQDSTKQAKSIQTAKTALESAGYRNVYEGKEWSEPLSVTRIVAEWGDVSSAEAIRRALGFGEVRIENTGDLQSDITIQLGKDALQPRKAQPRPAADKATKTEPTN; encoded by the coding sequence GTGAAAAGCGCGAATCAACGTTCTGTGAATAAGAAAGTTCAGCCGACAAAACCTGTGCAAAAGCCGATGCCCAAAGTTGCTTCAGCCCCAACTAAGCGCAAAAAGAAACCGGCTAAGCGATCGCAAGGAATGCGGCTGTTGTTTATGTTTCTTTCTTTGAGCGGCATTGCGATGATTTCAGCTACGGCAGGCGCATTGGTTGCCGTTTCTCTCGCCAGCACACCCTTAATGCAGCGGCAACTTTCTCCGGCAGAAGCCTCGATTTTTGGTAAGGGCGATCGCTTCTCGACCCGCATGAGTTTGCAACTGCCCGCCTTGACCCGTCCCGTCAATATTCTGGTTTTGGGCACCAAGGTTCTCACCAGTGATGTCAATAACGCTCCAGAAAATCTCAAGAAGCTCCCCTATCACGCATTGGTGAATTCCTTTGAGGGATTGACGGACACCATGCTCCTGCTGCGCTTTGATCCTGAAACGAAGAAAGTCGTCGTTCTCTCGATTCCGCGCGATACCCGCACATATATCGCTGACCATGGGATGACGAAGATCAATGAAGCGAATGCTTACGGCGGCCCCGCGCTCAGTGCAAAATCAGTGAGTGAATTGCTCGGTGGCGTGGGTATCGATCGATATATCACGATTAACGTCCAAGGGGTGCAAGCACTCGTTGATGCCCTCGGTGGTGTCACCATGCATGTCCCAAGAGACATGAAATACCAAGACGATAGCCAACGTCTTTACATTAATCTCAAAGCAGGCAGACAGCAACTCAATGGCGAGAAAGTTTTGCAACTCCTGCGCTTCCGGTACGACGAAAACGGCGATATCGGGCGGATTCAGCGCCAGCAAATGGTCATGCGAGCTTTGATGGAACAGTCTTTGAATCCTTCGACTGTTTCGCGGTTTCCGAGTCTCTTAAATGTGGTGCAATCGCACATTGATACAAATCTGACGGTGGAAGAACTAGTGGCTCTCACGGGCTTTGCGTCCCAGGTCAATCGATCGAATACGAAAATGCTCATGGTTCCGGGAGAATTCAGTTCGCCCGGTGAATATAAAGCGAGTTACTGGTTGCCTCATCCCGATCGCATCAAAGAGATCATGGCGCAGCATTTCAATTTCGGAACCTCGACCCTAGAGAGCACTGTACCTGCCGCAGTAAAAGTCGCGATTCAAGACAGCACCAAGCAAGCCAAAAGTATTCAAACTGCTAAGACCGCTCTCGAAAGTGCAGGCTATCGCAATGTATATGAAGGGAAAGAGTGGAGTGAGCCGCTCAGCGTCACTCGCATTGTTGCAGAGTGGGGTGATGTCAGCAGTGCAGAAGCGATTCGGCGCGCGCTAGGGTTTGGAGAAGTGCGCATTGAGAATACAGGAGATCTGCAATCAGATATCACGATTCAACTGGGTAAAGATGCGCTGCAACCAAGAAAAGCTCAGCCTCGTCCAGCCGCAGATAAAGCAACCAAAACGGAGCCGACAAATTAG
- a CDS encoding isopenicillin N synthase family dioxygenase, producing the protein MMQQTIPVVDLQLFLHGDQSQQQTFITTLGQALETLGFFAVVNHGVDRDLIQQAYQQAEAFFQRSDDVKLRYEDAALNGQRGFTRFGKEHAKDHPAPDLKEFWHVGREHHLANLDPIEIPEFCPVMNQLYQQLDQCAVTLLEACALYLGEPRSFLSNMTIAADSILRIIHYPPIPEDADPASLRAAPHEDINLITLLCEATDSGLELLQRDGTWLAIPNIPGQIIVDSGDMLQQLTNGLLKSTTHRVVNHGDRDRRFSMPFFVHPVAQTDLTPLPSCITKTGNEVKFPKITAGEYLQQRLAEIGLK; encoded by the coding sequence ATGATGCAACAAACCATTCCAGTTGTCGATCTGCAACTGTTTCTGCATGGCGATCAAAGCCAGCAACAAACCTTTATCACAACACTCGGACAGGCTCTAGAAACACTCGGCTTTTTTGCCGTGGTAAATCATGGCGTCGATCGCGATCTGATTCAGCAGGCGTATCAACAAGCTGAGGCATTTTTTCAACGCTCAGACGATGTGAAATTGCGCTACGAAGATGCCGCCTTGAATGGACAGCGAGGCTTTACTCGATTTGGAAAAGAACACGCAAAAGACCATCCTGCACCGGATTTGAAAGAATTTTGGCATGTCGGACGAGAGCACCATTTAGCCAATCTTGATCCGATCGAGATTCCTGAGTTTTGCCCCGTAATGAATCAACTGTATCAACAGCTTGATCAATGTGCAGTCACTTTGCTCGAAGCTTGTGCTTTGTACTTAGGAGAGCCGCGATCATTTCTCAGCAATATGACGATCGCAGCAGATTCAATTTTGAGAATCATTCACTATCCACCGATTCCTGAAGACGCTGATCCAGCCAGCTTACGCGCTGCACCGCATGAAGACATTAATTTGATTACGCTCTTATGTGAAGCGACCGATAGTGGTTTAGAACTTTTACAGCGAGATGGAACTTGGCTTGCGATTCCCAATATCCCAGGACAAATCATCGTAGATAGTGGTGACATGCTTCAGCAATTAACCAATGGATTGCTGAAGAGTACAACGCATCGAGTCGTCAATCATGGCGATCGCGATCGGCGATTTTCGATGCCCTTCTTTGTGCATCCGGTTGCTCAAACCGATTTGACCCCACTCCCGTCTTGCATCACCAAAACGGGCAACGAGGTGAAATTCCCAAAAATCACTGCAGGCGAGTATCTCCAGCAGCGATTAGCAGAAATTGGACTGAAATAA
- a CDS encoding DUF3352 domain-containing protein, with protein sequence MNAQTKPNSTKQRPPLPLTIGAAAALVGGGAIAFWALTRQQLNVMPIGANAIPQDALMVVSVSTDTGKWQQLREFGTPRSQAAFDQSLVQFRDRFLKNRGLEYARDIQPWIGKEVTMAFLPPQAGVTVPNPGQPAAPPNAQPTVMVVPIADALKAKDTLEKSPATQGAKWTERDYKGVKVRENQESANQSTSIAVLDTTQVLVANNPNAIERAIDTVKEGKSLAQTPGYGEALTQIQEENAIARLYVNIPAAANTSAANSSRPIPPQTLAQLQQNQGLAATAKLTNEGIQFKGISWLRPDSQRKLNTENTAKTIPTRLPTDTLMMASGGNLKQFWQDYTQGSASNPIQFVNPEALRQGIRTTVGLDLEKDLLNWMQGEYSLALLPAPQGAPAALPASLVFMVQTSDRRAAEATLKKLDEVMATKYAFKVEEAKVEGQSIVNWSLPAASVNITRGWLDGNVAFLSLGAPIASAILPKPTKALAENELFRKSTQSELAPHNGNFFVDMDRVLKLQNFPLLQIPAANRTVLEAISSIGVTAAVTSDRTSRYDVFVGLKKGNNPGALP encoded by the coding sequence ATGAACGCCCAGACGAAACCGAATTCTACAAAGCAAAGACCTCCTTTGCCGCTCACGATTGGCGCTGCGGCTGCCTTAGTTGGCGGTGGTGCGATCGCATTTTGGGCACTGACTCGACAGCAGCTCAACGTGATGCCGATTGGGGCAAATGCGATTCCGCAAGATGCATTGATGGTCGTTTCGGTTTCGACGGACACCGGAAAATGGCAGCAATTAAGAGAGTTTGGGACACCACGATCGCAAGCTGCTTTTGATCAAAGTTTGGTGCAATTTCGCGATCGCTTCTTGAAAAATCGCGGCTTGGAGTATGCCCGCGATATTCAGCCTTGGATCGGGAAAGAAGTCACGATGGCATTTTTGCCACCGCAAGCCGGGGTAACGGTTCCGAATCCGGGTCAGCCTGCTGCTCCGCCGAATGCTCAGCCGACCGTGATGGTTGTGCCGATCGCGGATGCGTTGAAAGCTAAAGACACCCTTGAAAAATCGCCTGCAACTCAGGGTGCAAAGTGGACAGAGCGCGATTACAAAGGCGTGAAAGTTCGGGAAAATCAAGAATCTGCCAATCAAAGTACTTCGATTGCAGTGTTAGACACAACGCAAGTGCTGGTTGCAAACAATCCGAACGCGATCGAACGCGCGATCGATACGGTGAAAGAGGGCAAATCGCTGGCACAAACGCCGGGATATGGCGAAGCATTGACGCAGATTCAAGAAGAAAATGCGATCGCCCGCCTCTATGTCAACATTCCTGCGGCGGCAAATACCTCTGCTGCAAATTCGAGTCGTCCAATTCCGCCCCAGACGCTCGCTCAACTGCAACAAAATCAAGGCTTAGCAGCAACAGCAAAGCTAACCAATGAGGGCATTCAGTTTAAAGGAATTTCCTGGCTTAGACCCGATAGTCAACGCAAACTGAATACAGAGAACACTGCAAAAACGATTCCAACTCGCCTGCCGACTGACACATTGATGATGGCATCCGGTGGAAATTTGAAGCAATTTTGGCAAGATTACACCCAAGGCAGTGCATCGAATCCGATTCAGTTTGTCAATCCTGAAGCCTTGCGGCAGGGAATTAGAACAACAGTGGGGCTAGATTTAGAGAAAGATCTGCTCAACTGGATGCAAGGTGAATATTCACTCGCCTTACTCCCTGCACCTCAAGGCGCACCTGCAGCACTGCCTGCAAGTTTAGTCTTTATGGTGCAAACCAGCGATCGACGTGCCGCAGAAGCGACGTTGAAAAAGCTCGATGAGGTGATGGCGACTAAGTACGCTTTTAAGGTGGAAGAAGCAAAAGTAGAAGGACAATCGATCGTGAATTGGTCACTGCCTGCTGCAAGTGTGAACATCACGCGCGGTTGGCTCGATGGCAATGTTGCATTTTTATCTTTGGGTGCGCCGATCGCAAGTGCAATTCTGCCAAAGCCGACGAAAGCTTTGGCAGAGAATGAGCTGTTTCGCAAGAGTACGCAGTCCGAACTAGCTCCGCATAATGGCAACTTCTTCGTCGATATGGATCGCGTGCTCAAGTTGCAAAATTTCCCACTGCTTCAGATCCCTGCGGCAAATCGCACCGTTTTGGAGGCAATTTCTTCGATCGGGGTAACGGCAGCAGTAACGAGCGATCGCACATCTCGCTATGACGTTTTTGTCGGCTTGAAAAAGGGCAATAACCCTGGGGCACTGCCTTAA
- the glnA gene encoding type I glutamate--ammonia ligase, translated as MATPQEILAKINDENIELIDLKFIDTPGIWQHLTLHKSQIDESSFTDGVPFDGSSIRGWKSINESDMAMVPDPDTAWIDPFMEHPTLSMICSIQEPRTGQPYSRDPRSIAQKAVDYLKSTGLGDTAFFGPEAEFFIFDDVRYDQNQHEGYYHVDSVEGIWNSGRQEPGGNLAYKPRNKEGYFPVAPTDTSQDMRSEMLLTMQKCGVPIEKHHHEVATGGQCELGFRFGTLIQAADWLMTYKYVIKNVGRKYGKSITFMPKPVFGDNGSGMHCHQSIWNNGEPTFAGDLYAGLSQNALWYIGGILKHAPSLLAFTNPTTNSYKRLVPGFEAPVNLAYSQGNRSASVRIPLSGTNPKAKRLEFRCPDATSNPYLAFAAMLCAGIDGIKNQIDPGSPLDVDIYELSPEELAKVPSTPGSLAEALKNLESDHEYLTTGGVFTEDFIESWISYKLDREVIPMSIRPHPYEFMLYYDC; from the coding sequence ATGGCGACCCCACAAGAGATCTTGGCGAAGATCAATGACGAGAATATCGAATTGATTGATCTCAAATTCATCGATACGCCAGGGATTTGGCAACATCTCACCCTGCATAAGAGCCAAATTGACGAAAGCAGCTTTACCGATGGCGTTCCGTTTGACGGATCGAGTATTCGGGGTTGGAAATCGATCAATGAATCCGATATGGCGATGGTTCCCGATCCGGATACTGCCTGGATCGATCCATTTATGGAGCATCCAACGCTGAGCATGATTTGCTCGATTCAAGAGCCGCGTACGGGTCAGCCCTACAGCCGTGATCCTCGCTCGATCGCTCAAAAAGCTGTGGATTATTTGAAATCTACGGGGTTAGGCGATACGGCGTTCTTCGGACCTGAAGCGGAGTTCTTCATTTTTGATGATGTCCGTTATGACCAAAACCAGCACGAAGGTTACTATCACGTTGATAGCGTAGAAGGGATTTGGAATTCTGGTCGTCAAGAACCGGGTGGAAACTTGGCGTACAAGCCTCGCAACAAGGAAGGGTATTTCCCGGTTGCACCGACCGATACGTCGCAAGATATGCGATCGGAAATGCTGCTGACGATGCAAAAGTGCGGCGTGCCGATCGAGAAACATCACCATGAAGTGGCAACTGGCGGTCAGTGCGAATTAGGCTTCCGGTTCGGAACCCTGATTCAAGCGGCTGACTGGTTGATGACGTACAAATATGTGATCAAAAACGTCGGTCGCAAGTATGGCAAGTCGATTACGTTCATGCCTAAGCCGGTCTTTGGGGATAACGGTTCGGGGATGCACTGTCACCAATCGATTTGGAACAATGGCGAACCCACCTTTGCGGGCGATCTGTACGCTGGATTGAGCCAAAATGCGCTGTGGTACATCGGCGGAATTCTGAAGCATGCGCCTTCTCTGTTGGCGTTTACGAATCCGACCACGAACTCCTACAAGCGCTTGGTTCCAGGCTTTGAAGCTCCGGTGAACTTGGCATACTCGCAAGGGAACCGTTCTGCTTCGGTGCGGATTCCGTTGTCTGGCACGAACCCGAAAGCAAAACGCTTAGAGTTCCGTTGTCCTGATGCAACCTCGAACCCCTACTTGGCATTTGCCGCGATGCTCTGTGCAGGGATTGATGGAATTAAGAACCAAATCGATCCGGGTTCTCCTTTGGATGTAGACATCTACGAACTCAGCCCTGAAGAGTTGGCGAAAGTACCTTCGACTCCTGGATCTTTGGCAGAAGCGCTGAAGAACTTGGAATCGGATCATGAGTACCTGACCACAGGTGGCGTGTTCACTGAAGACTTCATTGAAAGCTGGATTAGCTACAAGCTCGATCGCGAAGTAATTCCGATGAGCATTCGCCCGCATCCGTATGAGTTTATGCTCTACTACGATTGCTAA
- the psb27 gene encoding photosystem II protein Psb27: protein MKRFLSRLLALVMVMSIALVGCSPAGGLTGNYRDDTLTVINTLKTAITLPADSPNRAAAQADARKLMNDFASRYRRDSALTKLSSFTTMRTAVNSLAGHYSSYPNRPVPQKMVDRLTTEFNQVETFLKRGN, encoded by the coding sequence ATGAAGCGCTTTTTGTCTCGCCTGCTGGCGCTAGTGATGGTCATGTCGATTGCTCTTGTGGGCTGCTCTCCCGCTGGCGGGCTGACGGGCAACTATCGCGATGATACGCTTACTGTGATTAATACTCTCAAAACGGCGATCACGCTGCCTGCGGATTCACCGAATCGAGCGGCAGCCCAAGCTGATGCCCGTAAGTTGATGAATGATTTTGCCTCTCGCTATCGTCGAGATTCTGCTTTGACGAAGCTGAGTTCGTTTACAACCATGAGAACAGCCGTGAATTCGTTGGCTGGACACTATAGTTCCTATCCCAATCGCCCGGTTCCTCAAAAAATGGTCGATCGCTTGACCACAGAATTTAATCAGGTGGAAACCTTCCTCAAACGAGGCAATTAA
- a CDS encoding DUF1802 family protein: protein MKQALKEWAIAVEALERGETILLLRKGGIRETAGRFEVPFQRVLLYPTFEHQDPNLLKTPNVERVESGWHPKQVNISSIAEITHVLQISDPEIVHALLPFHIWNERFVEERLKWKPRSPLYLLLLKVSRLADPQLIPYREAYGGCRSWIEIDEINVDQVTPVLSDKEYLDRVEQIQSLIFRSQTIA from the coding sequence ATGAAACAGGCATTAAAAGAGTGGGCGATCGCAGTGGAAGCCCTCGAACGAGGTGAAACAATTCTGCTGTTACGCAAAGGCGGAATTCGGGAGACAGCGGGACGATTTGAAGTTCCGTTCCAACGAGTTCTGCTTTATCCCACGTTTGAGCATCAAGATCCAAACCTGCTGAAAACCCCAAATGTCGAGCGGGTTGAATCAGGCTGGCATCCGAAACAGGTGAACATTAGCTCGATCGCAGAGATTACGCATGTTTTACAAATCAGCGATCCAGAGATTGTTCATGCCTTATTGCCGTTCCATATTTGGAATGAACGCTTTGTCGAGGAGCGTCTGAAATGGAAACCGCGATCGCCGTTGTATTTACTGCTGCTTAAAGTCTCTCGATTGGCAGACCCTCAACTGATTCCGTATCGAGAAGCTTATGGGGGGTGTCGATCGTGGATCGAAATCGATGAAATCAACGTCGATCAGGTGACTCCCGTTCTTAGCGACAAGGAGTATCTCGATCGTGTTGAACAGATTCAAAGCCTAATTTTTCGATCTCAGACGATTGCCTGA